Proteins from a single region of Chitinivibrio alkaliphilus ACht1:
- a CDS encoding MotA/TolQ/ExbB proton channel family protein, with protein MSKRSLLLLLFLLIPIFSEDTPLEDLYSELEYLRERYHDRQSTFEHLTRTRWNQKEEHTRLRKRNRDHLEELQTESEELLRSLTSKRENQKVIRSEISSQEEEIQRLQHTWKEIVRAVEEKDRQYSDYISQDFPLHKDSLFVAHRALQDELSPQQNPGTYYTTLLDLKVSRFMESRFSQWFRTRVVLPEEEIQDMRVLRIGHAVAYGIVDTSQYYLNFLGEDRANPFEWQRVADQSHGQMIDQIFSSHVSPEEGQLLSLPLDPVQTTQTRDMLGREEMTTWEYLQDFIEKGGFMMAPLGVMMLWALVLVVNRLIVYHVRHKRSYTFINKAVQFLEKGDIEGAKTLAEKNSGVLARILQNSIEHSERNRASAEKAVKEILLTEIPILEKHLDTLAVIAASAPLMGLLGTVTGMIRMFTDITRFGTGDPQLLAGGISEALVTTETGLIIAIPVLLLHNFLRNRRNRIQSDIEMYAMRILNRLWPAE; from the coding sequence ATGAGTAAAAGATCCCTGTTACTGCTCCTTTTTCTTCTTATACCGATATTTAGTGAAGATACCCCCTTAGAAGATCTCTATTCAGAGCTTGAGTATCTCCGCGAACGCTACCATGATCGACAAAGCACCTTTGAACACCTCACGCGAACACGGTGGAATCAAAAGGAGGAACACACTCGTCTGCGAAAACGAAATAGAGATCACTTGGAAGAGCTACAGACAGAGAGTGAGGAGCTGCTCCGCTCACTTACATCAAAACGGGAAAATCAAAAAGTAATTCGTAGTGAAATTTCTAGCCAAGAAGAAGAGATACAACGGCTTCAGCATACATGGAAAGAGATTGTACGAGCAGTGGAGGAAAAGGATCGTCAATATAGCGACTACATCTCTCAGGATTTTCCCTTGCACAAGGACTCTCTCTTTGTTGCTCACCGGGCGCTTCAGGACGAACTCTCTCCTCAACAAAATCCCGGAACCTATTATACCACCCTTCTTGATTTAAAAGTATCTCGCTTCATGGAGAGCCGCTTCAGCCAGTGGTTTCGAACAAGGGTTGTGCTTCCTGAAGAGGAAATTCAAGACATGCGGGTTCTTCGTATTGGCCATGCCGTGGCATACGGGATTGTAGACACAAGTCAATACTACCTCAATTTCCTTGGAGAAGATCGTGCCAACCCTTTTGAATGGCAGCGGGTTGCCGATCAAAGCCATGGTCAAATGATTGATCAGATTTTCTCCAGTCACGTATCTCCAGAGGAGGGGCAACTCCTTTCCCTCCCCCTTGACCCCGTCCAAACCACCCAAACCCGAGATATGCTTGGGCGTGAGGAGATGACAACATGGGAGTATCTACAAGATTTTATTGAGAAGGGCGGATTTATGATGGCCCCGCTTGGGGTGATGATGCTGTGGGCCCTTGTGTTGGTTGTCAATCGTTTGATTGTATATCACGTGCGTCATAAACGCAGTTATACCTTTATTAACAAGGCTGTGCAGTTTTTGGAGAAGGGCGATATAGAGGGAGCGAAAACCTTGGCTGAAAAAAATTCTGGGGTGTTAGCACGAATCTTACAAAACTCTATTGAACATTCTGAGCGGAATCGAGCTTCTGCAGAAAAGGCCGTGAAGGAAATTCTCCTTACCGAAATACCCATCTTGGAAAAACATCTCGACACCCTTGCCGTTATTGCTGCATCGGCCCCACTTATGGGGCTCTTAGGAACCGTGACAGGGATGATTCGTATGTTTACTGATATTACCCGCTTCGGTACCGGGGACCCACAACTGCTTGCCGGAGGTATATCAGAGGCGCTGGTAACCACCGAGACAGGCTTAATTATTGCAATTCCTGTACTCTTGCTACATAATTTTCTCCGCAATAGACGAAACCGAATACAATCTGATATTGAGATGTATGCAATGCGAATATTAAACCGTCTATGGCCAGCAGAATAG
- a CDS encoding DUF3450 family protein has protein sequence MKLIQWCCTVFLLVPIGIAANSEEMQRREIMREIEQYRSRIDNIDMEIADTESRIKDDSASFISYTARIDSVRNLRSTRIDSLTEEIQKEKVRKDSLTAHTGSLARRIRSYRYREQQFSSHLMASMERYHDSLSLLPPSIAESPMRDLTMLKQDVDDGSAAPGEAVDRLWLILNRFSTGRFSIDSWSAPSAYEGIDGSAHYLRVGYAFLACVDAAGKRGAYWSPRKMSWVSFEDAGYAETILRAIQMREDRDIPDIIPLPIPYISTLEEGVSHE, from the coding sequence ATGAAACTAATCCAGTGGTGTTGTACCGTATTTCTGCTTGTGCCCATCGGTATAGCTGCCAATTCTGAAGAGATGCAGCGACGTGAGATCATGCGCGAAATTGAACAGTACCGATCCCGTATTGATAATATTGATATGGAGATTGCCGATACGGAATCTCGTATTAAAGATGATTCCGCCTCTTTTATCTCCTATACAGCACGCATAGACTCTGTGAGAAACCTTCGTAGCACCCGTATTGACTCTCTAACAGAGGAGATTCAGAAAGAGAAGGTACGGAAAGACTCTCTCACCGCCCACACGGGAAGTCTTGCTCGACGCATTCGGTCGTATCGATATCGGGAACAACAGTTTTCAAGCCACCTCATGGCGAGTATGGAACGGTATCACGACAGCCTTTCTCTGCTGCCACCAAGTATTGCAGAATCTCCCATGCGTGACCTTACCATGCTCAAACAAGATGTTGACGATGGTTCTGCTGCGCCCGGTGAAGCAGTTGATCGTCTTTGGCTTATCTTAAACCGATTTTCCACAGGCCGGTTCAGTATTGATAGCTGGAGTGCCCCTTCGGCATATGAAGGAATAGACGGCTCTGCCCACTACCTTCGTGTAGGATACGCCTTTCTTGCCTGTGTAGACGCAGCAGGAAAACGCGGGGCCTACTGGAGTCCACGGAAAATGTCTTGGGTATCTTTTGAGGATGCAGGCTATGCTGAGACGATTCTTCGTGCTATCCAAATGCGTGAAGATCGAGATATACCCGACATAATTCCTCTTCCCATCCCCTATATATCGACCCTTGAAGAAGGAGTTTCCCATGAGTAA
- a CDS encoding SPL family radical SAM protein — MLEDIQNLPLWKSLNTEVRQFCLFVTDTYEFTFQQKRQLLIWSVDLQMWGCTITPLKNMLEWNDKATRKQNARAAVSCIHTFWKSKKNEGPFYSGEGFAPSDISPRVRREDRRRKILGECPVASEKTRCCNLKTLDAVQGCGYGCSYCSIQSFYSGGEVVFDSRLSERLKELSLEKDRIYHIGTGQSSDSLMWGNTNNHLADLMHFADTHEQVILELKTKSNRVDWLLEHEIPRNVICTWSLNPQDVISAEEHHTASLQDRLDAAEKVARAGIRVGFHFHPMMRYHGWKEGYGTICRILQERFSPTEVVSISFGALTFIKPVLKKLRQRALPSRVLQMPFEEIAGRFSYPREIKKELFSYAYNCFSPGWKESVFFYLCMEDATLWKEVFGFEYSSNEALEASMNQWYMRKISEK; from the coding sequence ATGTTAGAAGATATCCAAAATCTTCCCTTGTGGAAGAGTCTTAATACTGAGGTACGGCAGTTTTGCTTGTTTGTTACCGACACCTATGAATTTACTTTTCAGCAGAAGCGGCAGCTTTTGATATGGAGCGTTGATTTACAAATGTGGGGGTGTACTATAACACCCCTCAAGAATATGCTAGAGTGGAATGATAAGGCGACACGTAAGCAGAATGCCAGAGCTGCAGTTTCGTGCATACACACCTTTTGGAAGTCGAAAAAAAACGAGGGCCCTTTTTATTCAGGTGAAGGATTTGCGCCCAGTGATATTTCTCCACGGGTGCGTCGTGAAGATCGTCGTAGGAAAATTTTAGGAGAGTGCCCGGTGGCGTCGGAAAAGACGAGGTGCTGTAATTTAAAAACCCTTGATGCTGTACAGGGGTGTGGGTATGGGTGCTCCTACTGCTCTATTCAGTCTTTTTATTCAGGAGGCGAGGTGGTTTTTGATTCGCGTCTTTCTGAGCGCCTTAAGGAGCTTTCTCTGGAAAAAGATCGAATCTACCATATTGGTACGGGGCAGTCTTCCGATTCACTCATGTGGGGCAATACGAATAATCATCTTGCAGATCTGATGCATTTTGCAGATACGCACGAGCAGGTCATTCTTGAGCTTAAAACAAAATCCAATCGTGTTGATTGGTTGTTGGAGCATGAAATACCACGAAATGTAATCTGTACCTGGTCACTAAATCCACAGGATGTTATTTCCGCAGAAGAACATCATACTGCATCTTTACAGGATCGCTTGGATGCTGCTGAGAAAGTGGCACGGGCCGGGATACGTGTGGGCTTTCATTTTCACCCCATGATGAGATATCACGGGTGGAAAGAAGGATATGGTACGATTTGTAGGATTCTCCAAGAACGATTTTCTCCCACGGAAGTTGTGTCAATTTCCTTTGGAGCCTTAACATTTATCAAGCCGGTTCTGAAAAAACTTCGTCAACGCGCTCTGCCCAGTCGAGTCTTGCAAATGCCCTTCGAAGAGATCGCTGGGCGATTTTCATATCCCCGAGAGATTAAAAAAGAGCTGTTTTCATACGCATATAATTGTTTCTCCCCTGGGTGGAAAGAGAGTGTATTCTTTTATTTATGTATGGAGGATGCAACACTTTGGAAAGAGGTTTTTGGTTTTGAGTATTCCAGTAATGAAGCTTTGGAAGCATCTATGAATCAATGGTATATGCGTAAAATTTCAGAAAAATAA
- the rpsD gene encoding 30S ribosomal protein S4, whose translation MSRNLKPKAKIVRRFRSNIFENEKYSRILDKKPAPPGPKKKRRPNVSEYGKQLGEKQKIRYSYGLSERQFRNTFKKAKQLKGVTDGNMITLLESRLDNVVYRLGMASTRSQARQLVNHNHIRVNGKKMDIPSYTVCENDVITVRDRNKSKKLVQDYIAENAGKTIPEWLEFSKVDGTGKILRKPQREDVVLPGDIQLVVEFYSK comes from the coding sequence ATGTCAAGAAACCTAAAACCAAAAGCAAAAATCGTTCGTCGATTTCGCAGCAATATTTTTGAGAATGAAAAATACTCGCGCATTCTCGACAAAAAACCGGCACCTCCAGGGCCAAAGAAAAAACGTCGTCCCAATGTAAGTGAGTATGGGAAACAACTCGGAGAAAAACAGAAGATTCGGTATAGTTACGGCTTAAGTGAGCGCCAGTTCCGTAATACCTTTAAAAAGGCAAAACAACTCAAGGGTGTTACCGATGGCAACATGATTACGCTCTTAGAGTCACGCCTTGATAATGTGGTATATCGTCTTGGCATGGCCTCTACCCGCTCTCAGGCGCGTCAACTGGTAAATCATAACCACATCCGTGTAAATGGTAAAAAAATGGACATCCCCTCATACACTGTATGTGAAAATGATGTTATTACTGTGCGCGATCGTAACAAAAGTAAAAAGTTAGTACAGGATTACATTGCTGAAAATGCAGGAAAAACAATTCCTGAATGGCTTGAATTCTCTAAGGTTGACGGTACTGGAAAAATACTCCGTAAGCCACAAAGAGAAGACGTGGTTCTTCCCGGAGATATCCAGCTTGTTGTTGAGTTTTACTCAAAATAA
- the purF gene encoding amidophosphoribosyltransferase has protein sequence MVESSIKEECGVFGIFNHEDAANFTYYGLYALQHRGQEASGICSSDGKLLKRYANSGLVKDVFNDTAIIDSLAGTAAIGHNRYSTTGGSGLENAQPMLIDFKAGQIACAHNGNLINAQELRTEMENAGSIFTSTNDTDVVMHLMANSRHKTLDSMILDSLSNALGAYSMLFLTKDALYAARDHYGIRPLSLGKIDGAYTVASETCAFDLLGAQEIREIQPGEMIKITRDGVRSFEIPKFKPVKTYAHCIFEHIYFSRPDSRIFGQSVDAVRREMGRQLATENPVADADFVMSVPDSATVATLGYAEEAQIPFQHGLIRNHYVGRTFIQPKQSGRNFGVRVKFNPVKSLIKGKKIIVVDDSIVRGTTMRKIVKLLRTAEPREVHLRIASPPVLHPCFYGIDMPRKDQFLANNKNVKEIESYFDVDSLAYLSIEGMLAALPEDQRCNYCKACFDGLYPVTKN, from the coding sequence ATGGTAGAAAGTTCTATTAAAGAAGAGTGTGGTGTATTTGGCATATTCAATCATGAAGATGCGGCAAATTTTACGTATTACGGATTATATGCCCTACAGCACCGTGGACAGGAAGCATCCGGAATTTGCTCATCTGACGGAAAACTACTTAAACGCTATGCAAACTCTGGGCTGGTAAAAGACGTATTTAACGATACTGCCATTATCGACTCACTTGCCGGAACCGCAGCCATTGGCCATAATCGCTACTCCACGACAGGAGGGTCGGGCCTTGAAAACGCACAACCCATGCTGATTGACTTTAAGGCAGGGCAGATCGCCTGTGCGCATAATGGAAATCTGATTAATGCCCAGGAATTACGGACTGAAATGGAAAATGCGGGGTCAATTTTTACCTCGACAAACGACACCGATGTGGTAATGCACCTTATGGCAAACTCGCGCCATAAAACTCTCGACAGCATGATCCTCGACTCCCTTTCAAATGCACTTGGCGCCTATTCCATGCTTTTTTTAACCAAGGACGCCCTGTATGCAGCTCGTGACCACTACGGCATCCGGCCGCTCAGTCTTGGGAAAATAGACGGTGCCTATACGGTTGCCTCTGAAACATGCGCCTTTGATCTCCTCGGCGCCCAAGAGATTCGAGAAATACAACCTGGCGAGATGATCAAGATTACCCGTGATGGGGTCCGATCCTTTGAAATACCAAAGTTTAAACCCGTAAAAACATATGCTCACTGTATTTTTGAGCATATCTATTTTTCCCGTCCTGATTCTCGCATTTTTGGTCAATCCGTAGATGCAGTCCGCCGAGAAATGGGACGACAACTTGCTACGGAAAATCCTGTTGCCGATGCTGACTTTGTAATGAGTGTTCCCGACTCTGCAACAGTGGCAACTCTCGGGTATGCAGAAGAGGCGCAAATACCCTTCCAACATGGCCTTATCAGAAATCATTATGTAGGGCGAACCTTTATCCAGCCAAAGCAGAGCGGCCGTAATTTTGGTGTTCGGGTTAAATTCAATCCTGTTAAATCTCTTATAAAAGGGAAAAAAATTATTGTCGTGGATGACTCCATTGTCCGGGGTACAACCATGCGGAAGATTGTTAAACTCCTCAGAACAGCTGAACCACGTGAAGTGCATTTACGCATTGCTTCGCCACCGGTTCTACACCCCTGCTTTTACGGTATTGATATGCCCCGTAAAGACCAATTTTTGGCGAACAACAAAAATGTGAAAGAGATCGAGTCTTATTTTGATGTTGATTCTCTTGCCTATCTTTCTATAGAAGGGATGCTTGCGGCACTTCCTGAAGATCAGCGCTGTAACTACTGCAAAGCCTGTTTCGACGGTCTCTATCCAGTGACAAAAAATTAA
- a CDS encoding CTP synthase, which produces MPKHIFITGGVVSSLGKGITAASIGLLLKSRGLKVILQKFDPYLNVDPGTMNPYEHGEVYVTDDGTETDLDLGHYERFTGVSTNKYCNFTAGKIYDSILRKERRGDFLGGTVQVVPHVTGEICRAIHSFDNSDVDIVITEIGGTVGDIEGLPFLEALRQFRLKKGAKNVFFIHVTLIPFLSKAGEVKTKPTQHSVGRLREIGIIPDMLVCRTEKHLQPDVMDKLSLFCNVDRDNVIEAFDVDQTIYQVPLAYAEQNIDTIILDYFGLASGKRSLDKWREYTANVSHATSEINIAVVGKYSELIDAYKSIHEALDHSGAQHGARIHIHSIKAEDIEADGAEHFLASMDGILIPGGFGKRGHEGKIEAIRFAREQSVPFFGICLGMQMAVVEFARNVMGLAEANSTELNESTKDAVIALMEEQHAIEQMGGTMRLGSYPCQLTRGSLAHTLYGEDTVHERHRHRFEFSNSYYYMFEEKGMVFSGHYKEKNLVEIVELTNHPFFMGVQFHPEFKSRPVAPHPLFSGFVHAAKTFHSSK; this is translated from the coding sequence ATGCCAAAACATATTTTTATCACCGGTGGTGTTGTTTCATCTCTTGGAAAAGGGATTACAGCTGCCTCAATCGGTCTCTTATTAAAATCCCGTGGACTGAAAGTAATCCTGCAGAAATTTGACCCCTATTTAAACGTTGACCCCGGCACAATGAACCCCTATGAGCATGGAGAGGTCTACGTAACGGACGATGGGACAGAAACAGACCTGGATCTCGGCCATTACGAACGATTCACCGGCGTCTCTACAAATAAATATTGCAATTTTACGGCGGGAAAAATCTACGACTCCATTCTCCGCAAGGAGCGTCGTGGCGACTTTTTGGGTGGAACAGTACAAGTGGTTCCCCATGTTACCGGTGAGATTTGTCGTGCAATCCATAGTTTTGACAACTCAGATGTAGACATTGTTATTACAGAGATTGGTGGTACAGTTGGCGACATTGAGGGGCTCCCCTTTCTTGAGGCTCTCCGGCAGTTTCGCTTGAAAAAGGGAGCAAAAAATGTCTTCTTTATTCATGTAACTCTCATCCCTTTTCTCAGTAAAGCAGGGGAAGTAAAAACAAAACCAACCCAGCATTCTGTGGGTCGTCTTCGTGAAATCGGGATAATTCCAGATATGCTGGTCTGTCGCACAGAGAAGCATCTACAGCCAGATGTCATGGATAAGCTTTCTCTCTTTTGCAATGTTGACCGCGATAATGTTATTGAGGCCTTTGATGTAGATCAAACGATCTACCAGGTGCCCCTTGCTTACGCAGAACAGAATATTGACACAATTATACTCGACTATTTTGGTCTTGCCTCGGGAAAACGAAGCCTCGACAAATGGCGTGAATATACAGCAAATGTATCTCATGCAACCAGTGAGATCAATATTGCTGTTGTAGGTAAATATTCTGAACTCATTGATGCGTATAAATCTATCCATGAAGCCCTTGACCATAGTGGTGCTCAACATGGTGCGCGCATCCATATTCACAGCATAAAAGCTGAAGATATTGAAGCTGACGGCGCAGAACACTTCCTTGCATCCATGGACGGAATTCTTATCCCCGGCGGTTTTGGCAAACGCGGTCATGAAGGAAAGATAGAGGCGATTCGCTTTGCCCGTGAACAGTCAGTTCCTTTTTTCGGCATCTGCCTTGGCATGCAGATGGCTGTGGTTGAGTTTGCCCGTAATGTCATGGGCCTTGCTGAAGCCAATAGTACAGAACTGAATGAGTCAACAAAAGATGCCGTAATCGCCCTCATGGAAGAACAGCATGCCATTGAGCAGATGGGTGGAACAATGCGTCTTGGCTCCTACCCCTGCCAATTGACACGGGGAAGCCTCGCTCATACCCTGTACGGAGAAGATACGGTTCATGAACGACACCGCCACCGCTTCGAATTTAGCAATAGCTATTATTATATGTTTGAAGAAAAAGGCATGGTGTTTTCTGGTCACTACAAGGAGAAAAACCTTGTTGAAATTGTAGAGCTCACCAACCACCCCTTTTTCATGGGTGTCCAATTTCATCCGGAATTTAAATCCCGCCCTGTGGCACCACACCCTCTATTCTCAGGGTTTGTACACGCGGCAAAAACTTTTCATTCGTCGAAATAA
- a CDS encoding carbohydrate binding domain-containing protein, translated as MRNRSMKNGLALLTGLCLVAGSAFASEYVLDDFENRDGGSDVMNYNNGAWYLYDDGTPSWKASSWDDDAGYYNDENGMLEGGSSRFTHISGMEIGEVGYDTTYLPGGTHIHEISKNYPSVVAADGIGYDGGRGFSASFIIDEEVRPQYDHHDDLRYNNFVGIGTGLKPTGQYAILEEGMTISFYAKADLPDEAELFEEDLVVEFSVGTAQKLFDFRDWSYSVNIEVGPEWQRYDIVLEHEHDSVKYFDEDNHDPSRFRLDHAWASRGDIWEPEIDEEGDIEWVQRDGEDNPERHFFGFEAPDAETFAEWAEAAPRWDRAERLQWSVEVRTGDAHTSSINSVVSGEEVTLYIDNITISDYTPVFEDQLPEEDAWNTDFGTDGSLIWNMGPTNLIGEDDEGTFNAWYEYGSTGSELTLDEVTDETDELHMNFVLGGTEETESSDGDLVLIQPYAGLAMNMFTARDESEWYNAEGHGYDGLRFTYSTSAEVEWLQVRIYDSNEFEQSGTSFYVAVPGTNGETKTATISFDDLTLPWWNSQDRDKSFRPNEIENIAFVYQGQEADEGSIEIHNVRFVEGTHRRTRDITDLVVSDTQRGETNFSLRVDRDAVNLAIPQNIESATAMIYSVNGQLIQTQDLVNSGSVASISTDNLSNGTYILRAVSKGGESANFVRAFTVQR; from the coding sequence ATGCGTAATCGCTCAATGAAAAACGGACTTGCGCTCCTAACAGGCTTATGCCTTGTTGCGGGCTCTGCCTTTGCATCCGAGTATGTCCTTGACGATTTCGAAAACCGCGACGGCGGTTCCGACGTCATGAACTACAATAACGGTGCATGGTATTTGTACGACGACGGAACACCGTCATGGAAAGCATCTTCATGGGATGATGATGCTGGATATTACAACGATGAAAACGGCATGCTTGAAGGCGGATCATCACGGTTTACCCATATTAGCGGAATGGAGATCGGTGAAGTTGGGTATGACACGACGTATCTTCCCGGCGGAACTCACATCCATGAGATATCTAAAAATTACCCCTCTGTAGTGGCAGCTGACGGGATTGGGTATGACGGCGGACGCGGTTTTTCCGCCTCTTTTATCATAGACGAAGAAGTTCGCCCTCAATATGATCACCACGACGATCTGCGTTACAATAACTTTGTCGGTATTGGTACGGGGCTTAAACCTACAGGACAATACGCAATTCTTGAAGAAGGCATGACTATTAGCTTCTACGCAAAGGCAGACCTGCCAGACGAAGCAGAGCTCTTTGAGGAAGATCTTGTGGTTGAATTTTCCGTGGGTACCGCACAAAAGCTTTTTGATTTTCGTGACTGGTCATACAGTGTAAACATTGAAGTTGGCCCTGAGTGGCAGCGCTACGATATTGTTCTTGAGCATGAGCATGATAGTGTTAAATATTTTGATGAGGACAATCATGATCCATCTCGATTCCGCCTCGATCATGCGTGGGCATCACGAGGAGATATCTGGGAACCAGAGATTGATGAAGAAGGAGATATTGAATGGGTACAGCGTGACGGAGAAGATAACCCCGAGCGTCATTTCTTCGGCTTTGAAGCTCCTGATGCAGAGACCTTTGCAGAGTGGGCAGAAGCAGCACCTCGCTGGGATCGTGCCGAACGCCTTCAGTGGTCTGTGGAAGTTCGAACTGGAGATGCTCACACCTCTTCAATTAACAGTGTAGTAAGCGGTGAAGAAGTAACTCTCTACATCGACAACATTACCATATCAGACTACACTCCTGTCTTCGAAGATCAACTTCCCGAAGAAGATGCATGGAACACAGATTTTGGTACGGATGGAAGCCTTATCTGGAACATGGGTCCCACCAACCTCATTGGTGAAGACGATGAAGGAACCTTCAACGCGTGGTATGAATACGGAAGTACCGGTAGCGAGCTTACCCTTGACGAAGTAACAGATGAAACTGATGAGTTGCACATGAATTTCGTCTTGGGTGGTACTGAGGAAACTGAATCCTCTGATGGAGACTTGGTTCTCATTCAGCCCTATGCCGGTCTTGCCATGAATATGTTTACCGCACGCGATGAAAGCGAGTGGTACAATGCGGAAGGACATGGATATGATGGCCTTCGCTTTACCTACTCAACCTCGGCAGAAGTAGAATGGCTTCAGGTTCGTATCTATGATTCAAACGAATTCGAGCAGAGCGGAACCTCCTTTTATGTTGCTGTTCCCGGTACAAATGGGGAAACAAAAACAGCAACGATCTCCTTTGACGACCTCACCCTTCCGTGGTGGAATAGTCAAGATCGCGATAAATCCTTCCGCCCTAATGAAATTGAAAATATCGCCTTTGTCTATCAGGGACAAGAAGCTGATGAAGGCTCTATTGAGATTCACAATGTGCGTTTCGTAGAAGGCACGCACCGTCGTACGCGGGATATCACAGACCTTGTCGTTTCTGATACCCAGCGAGGAGAAACAAACTTCTCACTCCGGGTAGATAGAGATGCGGTGAATCTTGCGATTCCGCAAAACATTGAATCTGCAACCGCCATGATTTACTCTGTCAATGGACAGCTAATACAGACCCAGGACCTTGTAAATAGTGGCTCCGTAGCCTCCATCTCCACAGATAATCTGTCAAACGGAACCTATATTCTCCGTGCAGTTTCAAAGGGTGGAGAGTCTGCCAATTTCGTACGAGCCTTCACGGTTCAACGATAA